Proteins from a single region of Verrucomicrobiia bacterium:
- the dxr gene encoding 1-deoxy-D-xylulose-5-phosphate reductoisomerase, giving the protein MRSIAVLGATGSIGTQTLEVASRFPDKTRVCGLAAGGNLTLLAEQARAFGVKKVVLKDEKTAEEFRRFGFSGVEVWSGIDGLCRLTSLPEADTVVNGLVGSLGLRPSLAALEAGKRLCLANKEALVMGGGLVLAARERGKGELVPIDSEHSALFQCLLAGKGKEVRRVFLTASGGPFFSWPKEKMLAARPSEALKHPTWTMGKKITIDSATLFNKALEVIEAHFLFGLAPEQIEVVVHPQSIVHSLVEFADRSTVAQLGPPDMRIPIQYALSYPERWENPSVSFGPMSFGQLNFAPIDHDKFPSVKMAYRALQMGGTAPAALAAADECAVGLYLEEKISFGEIFELVEETLQAHRPIESPTVEEIEGTERWAHSFISDRVKVNA; this is encoded by the coding sequence ACTCGGGTTTGCGGACTTGCGGCCGGAGGGAATCTTACACTTCTGGCCGAGCAGGCGCGAGCGTTCGGCGTCAAAAAAGTCGTCCTGAAGGACGAAAAAACGGCGGAGGAGTTCCGCCGTTTTGGTTTTTCAGGGGTGGAGGTTTGGAGCGGCATCGACGGACTTTGCCGGCTCACTTCGCTTCCGGAAGCAGACACGGTGGTCAACGGACTGGTCGGTTCGCTCGGGCTGCGGCCCTCCCTTGCCGCTTTGGAAGCGGGGAAACGGCTTTGCCTGGCGAACAAGGAGGCGTTGGTGATGGGGGGAGGGCTGGTTTTGGCGGCCAGGGAACGGGGCAAGGGGGAGTTGGTTCCAATAGATTCCGAGCATTCAGCCCTCTTTCAATGTCTGTTGGCCGGAAAAGGCAAGGAAGTGCGGCGGGTTTTTTTGACCGCCTCGGGCGGGCCGTTTTTCTCTTGGCCGAAGGAGAAGATGCTGGCCGCCCGTCCGTCGGAAGCCCTGAAGCACCCCACATGGACCATGGGGAAGAAAATCACCATCGATTCGGCCACGCTTTTCAACAAGGCCTTGGAAGTCATCGAGGCGCACTTCCTTTTTGGTTTGGCGCCGGAGCAGATTGAGGTGGTCGTTCATCCCCAATCCATTGTCCATTCGTTGGTAGAATTCGCCGACCGCTCGACTGTCGCGCAACTGGGGCCGCCGGATATGCGTATTCCAATACAGTATGCTTTATCGTATCCAGAGCGATGGGAAAACCCATCTGTTTCCTTCGGACCGATGAGCTTTGGCCAATTGAATTTTGCGCCGATCGACCACGATAAGTTTCCTTCCGTAAAAATGGCGTATCGCGCTTTGCAAATGGGCGGGACGGCGCCGGCGGCGCTGGCGGCGGCGGATGAGTGCGCCGTTGGGCTGTATCTGGAAGAGAAAATCAGCTTCGGCGAGATTTTTGAACTGGTTGAAGAGACCTTGCAGGCGCATAGGCCGATTGAATCCCCCACGGTGGAGGAAATCGAGGGAACCGAGCGGTGGGCGCATTCGTTTATATCCGATAGAGTAAAAGTGAACGCATGA
- the rseP gene encoding RIP metalloprotease RseP: MTTLLATIFVLGLLVFVHELGHFLAAKRAGVRVERFSLGFPPKLIGKKIGETEYMISWLPLGGYVKLAGESLDEEESNQPYSLQVKPAWVKAIIFAAGPLMNFLTAFLLLWGVFYVSGDVEIDKSKIVIGTVAPGSPAERAGIKPGDIIFSLNGERIGRFDSLAEKIYSLPGQAVELAWVSGNDTLRKTLVTMKEESYNEKGEKIFVGRVGIQQAFSRKPVGFFTAGERAGITTVAFTGQVVRFVKGLFTREFSLKSVGGPVFISKIAGQEASRGFSSLLFFTALLSVNLALLNLFPIPALDGGHLLFLAIEGIIRRPISVKARAIVTQIGFGLLLLLIVFVTYNDVMRLFQ; this comes from the coding sequence ATGACAACCCTTTTAGCGACCATTTTTGTTTTGGGACTTTTGGTATTCGTCCACGAGCTGGGGCATTTTTTGGCGGCCAAGCGGGCAGGGGTGCGGGTGGAGCGGTTTTCGCTTGGCTTTCCGCCCAAGCTTATCGGGAAGAAAATCGGGGAGACGGAATATATGATTTCCTGGCTCCCGCTCGGCGGATACGTCAAGCTGGCCGGGGAGTCCTTGGACGAGGAAGAAAGCAACCAGCCGTACAGCTTGCAGGTCAAGCCGGCCTGGGTGAAGGCAATCATTTTCGCCGCCGGGCCGTTGATGAATTTCCTTACCGCCTTTCTGTTGCTCTGGGGGGTTTTCTACGTCAGCGGGGATGTGGAAATCGACAAAAGCAAAATCGTCATCGGCACGGTGGCGCCCGGCAGCCCGGCGGAGCGTGCGGGCATCAAGCCGGGGGACATTATTTTTTCCCTGAACGGGGAGCGAATCGGGCGGTTCGACTCGCTGGCGGAAAAGATTTATTCCCTTCCCGGGCAGGCGGTTGAGCTGGCCTGGGTTTCCGGAAACGACACCCTCCGTAAAACCCTCGTTACAATGAAGGAGGAAAGCTACAACGAAAAAGGGGAAAAAATCTTCGTGGGGCGGGTGGGCATCCAGCAGGCGTTTTCGCGCAAGCCGGTCGGGTTTTTCACCGCCGGGGAGCGGGCGGGAATCACCACCGTGGCCTTTACCGGCCAAGTTGTCCGTTTCGTTAAAGGGCTTTTCACCCGGGAGTTTTCGCTCAAGTCGGTGGGGGGGCCGGTGTTCATTTCCAAAATCGCCGGGCAGGAGGCCAGCCGGGGGTTTTCGTCGCTTTTGTTCTTCACCGCTCTTTTATCCGTCAATCTGGCCCTCTTAAATTTGTTTCCCATCCCGGCCTTGGACGGAGGGCATCTTTTGTTTTTGGCGATCGAGGGGATCATCCGGCGGCCGATTTCGGTCAAGGCACGGGCCATCGTCACCCAAATCGGGTTCGGGCTTTTACTTTTGCTCATTGTTTTCGTAACTTACAACGACGTGATGCGGCTTTTTCAGTGA